The following are from one region of the Platichthys flesus chromosome 2, fPlaFle2.1, whole genome shotgun sequence genome:
- the LOC133970200 gene encoding SAM pointed domain-containing Ets transcription factor: protein MSNSVGSLPDGTVYGPRIGMTEDSLAILERNRGSGDPWDLVETKPNVEALERSLQGLYPSCFDMLLTEDATWLVKISEASPMAPAHMTHLESREEPEQCPVIDSQEQGLSPGLEGQEEERSLEQVQSMVVGEVLKDIETACKLLNITPDPIEWNTGNVQKWLLWTEHLYRLAHAGKSFHELTGKDLCAMSEEEFRQRSPQCGDTLHAHLDIWKSAAWMKERLSAGETKTTGVEELWSEADSSCSGQPIHLWQFLRELLLKPHSYGRCIRWLNKEKGIFKIEDSAHVARLWGLRKNRPAMNYDKLSRSIRQYYKKGIIRKPDVSQRLVYQFVHQV, encoded by the exons ATGTCCAACTCAGTGGGAAGTTTACCAGACGGGACAGTGTACGGGCCCCGGATCGGGATGACGGAGGACTCCCTCGCCATTCTGGAGAGAAACAGGGGCTCCGGGGACCCCTGGGACCTCGTGGAGACCAAACCTAACGTGGAGGCCCTGGAGCGGAGCCTGCAGGGCCTCTATCCCTCGTGCTTCGACATGCTTCTCACCGAAGATGCGACGTGGCTGGTGAAGATTTCGGAGGCCTCTCCGATGGCGCCCGCACACATGACCCACCTGGAGTCGAGGGAGGAACCGGAGCAGTGTCCCGTCATCGACAGCCAGGAACAGGGCCTCTCTCCCGGGCTGGAGGGCCAGGAGGAGGAGCGCTCCCTGGAGCAGGTGCAGAGCATGGTGGTGGGAGAGGTGCTGAAGGACATCGAGACGGCCTGCAAGCTGCTCAACATCACCCCAG ACCCCATCGAGTGGAACACGGGGAACGTGCAGAAGTGGCTGCTGTGGACCGAACATCTGTACAGGCTGGCCCACGCGGGGAAGTCCTTCCACGAGCTGACGGGAAAGGACCTGTGTGCCATGAGCGAGGAGGAGTTCCGCCAGCGGTCGCCGCAGTGTGGGGACACGCTGCACGCACACCTGGACATATGGAAGTCAG CCGCCTGGATGAAAGAGAGACTTTCAGCTGGAGAAACCAAAACTACCG GCGTGGAGGAGCTTTGGTCTGAGGCCGACTCGTCCTGTTCCGGTCAGCCCATCCATCTGTGGCAGTTCCTCAGGGAGTTGCTGCTCAAACCTCACAGCTACGGACGCTGCATCCGCTGGCTCAATAAAGAAAAAG GTATTTTCAAGATCGAAGACTCGGCTCACGTGGCGCGGCTCTGGGGACTCAGGAAGAACCGACCGGCCATGAACTATGACAAACTGAGCCGCTCCATACGCCAGTACTACAAGAAGGGCATCATCCGCAAGCCCGACGTGTCCCAGAGGCTGGTGTACCAGTTTGTCCACCAGGTGTGA
- the pacsin1b gene encoding protein kinase C and casein kinase substrate in neurons protein 1, with product MSGVFEEPGSQEETTDSFWEVGNYKRTVKRIDDGHRLCNDVMSCIQERAKIEKAYAQQLTDWSKRWRQLVDKGPQYGTVERAWMAVMTEAEKVSELHQDVKNQLINEDFEKVKNWQKDSYHKQMMGGFKETKEADEGFKKAQKPWAKKLKELEASKKTYHMACKEEKLASTREANSKGEASVTADQQKKLQEKLDKCKQDSQKAKEKYEKSLDELGKSTPQYMENMEQVFNQCQQFEEKRLSFLREVLLDVKRHLNLTENQSYATVYRDLERTITSASAEDDLKLFSNIHGPEMHMNWPQFEEYNPELSHSISKKEKSKKGSDGIMLTNVSSSVDQVQAGDSGSVSSYEKNQALMASTEWSDEDQTAPDSGNDTNGAVNPFEEDAVAGVRVKALYDYDGQEQDELSFRAGDELIKLEDEDEQGWCKGRLETGKLGLYPANYVEPI from the exons ATGTCTGGAGTGTTCGAGGAGCCCGGCAGCCAGGAGGAGACCACAGACAGCTTCTGGGAG gtTGGAAACTACAAACGCACAGTGAAGCGGATCGACGATGGTCACCGGCTCTGCAACGACGTGATGAGCTGCATCCAGGAGCGGGCCAAGATCGAGAAGGCCTACGCTCAGCAGCTGACCGACTGGTCCAAGAGATGGAGACAGCTGGTGGACAAAG GACCTCAGTACGGCACGGTCGAGCGCGCCTGGATGGCGGTGATGACGGAGGCCGAGAAGGTGAGCGAGCTCCACCAGGACGTGAAGAACCAGCTGATCAACGAGGACTTCGAGAAGGTGAAGAACTGGCAGAAAGACTCGTACCACAAGCAGATGATGGGAGGATTCAAGGAAACCAAAGAGGCAGACGAGGGCTTCAAGAAGGCTCAGAAACCGTGGGCCAAGAAGCTGAAAGAG CTGGAGGCTTCCAAGAAGACGTACCACATGGCCTGTAAAGAGGAGAAGCTGGCGTCCACCAGAGAGGCCAACAGCAAGGGCGAGGCCTCGGTCACAGCCGACCAGCAGAAGAAACTCCAAGAGAAACTGGACAAGTGCAAACAGGATTCACAGAAG GCGAAGGAGAAGTATGAGAAGTCTCTGGACGAGCTGGGTAAGAGCACCCCTCAGTACATGGAGAACATGGAGCAGGTGTTCAACCAGTGTCAGCAGTTTGAGGAGAAGAGGCTGAGCTTCCTCCGAGAGGTGCTGCTGGACGTCAAACGCCACCTCAACCTCACAGAGAACCAAAG ttATGCTACAGTTTACAGAGACCTTGAACGCACCATCACGTCAGCCAGCGCGGAGGACGATCTGAAGCTGTTCAGCAACATCCACGGCCCCGAGATGCACATGAACTGGCCCCAGTTTGAG GAATACAACCCGGAGCTTTCCCACAGCATCTCGAAGAAGGAGAAGTCAAAGAAAGGCAGCGATGGCATCATGCTGACCAACGTCTCATCATCAGTGGACCAAGTTCAGGCTGGAGACAGTGGAAG tgtCAGCAGCTACGAGAAGAACCAGGCGTTAATGGCGTCCACCGAGTGGTCGGACGAGGACCAGACGGCACCGGACTCGGGCAACGACACCAACGGGGCCGTGAACCCCTTCGAGGAGGACGCGGTGGCGGGCGTGAGAGTGAAGGCGCTCTACGACTACGACGGACAGGAGCAGGACGAGCTCAGCTTCAGAGCAG GCGACGAGCTGATCAAGCTGGAGGATGAGGACGAGCAGGGCTGGTGTAAAGGACGTCTGGAGACCGGCAAGCTGGGTCTCTACCCGGCCAATTACGTGGAGCCGATTTAA